A window of the Gossypium hirsutum isolate 1008001.06 chromosome A05, Gossypium_hirsutum_v2.1, whole genome shotgun sequence genome harbors these coding sequences:
- the LOC121229000 gene encoding uncharacterized protein, which yields MLLTVEGGGFFSSSVSGYSKGLALLLLGQKHEDKPMRVSPWNHYQLVDQESEPDLNQLASIKNRLSRGCTSFVCFGRTSAGLDAASALKVGPVQQQDVLPELHVLDKTNDHANQLDDGNSNVRETALKSSLKKRPISTLIPVEDVNDHEASGEKDGDIPSHPERRKVQWTDAHGSELAEIREFEPSETGGSDDEFDNGSERSCSCTIM from the exons ATGTTATTGACAGTAGAAGGAGGAGGGTTCTTCAGTTCTTCAGTGTCTGGGTATAGCAAGGGCTTGGCCCTTCTTCTCTTGGGTCAGAAACACGAGGACAAGCCCATGAGAGTTTCGCCGTGGAATCATTACCAGTTGGTGGACCAAGAATCTGAACCTGACCTGAATCAACTGGCTTCCATCAAGAACCGGCTCTCCCGCGGGTGCACCTCTTTTGTCTGCTTTGGTCGCACTTCCGCTGGACTTGATGCCGCATCAGCTTTGAAAGTTGGCCCCGTTCAACAGCAGGATGTCTTGCCAGAACTTCATGTTTTGGATAAAACTAATGATCATGCAAATCAACTTGATGATGGAAATAGTAATGTAAGAGAGACTGCCCTTAAAAGTAGTTTGAAGAAGCGACCAATCAGTACTCTCATTCCTGTTGAGGATGTTAATGATCATGAGGCATCAGGGGAAAAGGATGGTGATATCCCTAGTCATCCAGAACGAAGAAAGGTACAGTGGACAGATGCTCATGGTAGTGAGCTAGCCGAAATCAGGGAATTTGAGCCCAG TGAAACAGGTGGATCGGACGATGAATTCGATAATGGAAGTGAAAGAAGTTGTTCGTGTACAATTATGTAG